In Aquimarina spinulae, a single window of DNA contains:
- a CDS encoding contractile injection system tape measure protein: MIDNYKHIINKVFIEVNTDSKEKAYYFKDNIDMFIKEHVLPRLMTSFDDLGDENPAHFMQLERLDIELAIQPKQDLKGLEEDISNQIRKKIQKIKEEKPYKTNKEDALKLVKSDERQFEKFIHFLENGVNSWFDGSEKLLNFNENISILQDKKMIQKLIAVLQNPLSRRRLILQFTDEEIQKIFNHLITDNQSEKETSLRPEMMVKEVILKGNIDGKKFTLKERFLIWDIVFDVLIEVVDMSKIPNKFTQLVLETTRWEISKNRRYIKTYFLELLKVTPALTIIQNLPKEIKKISQVLDSYQDNIAQSSEKHMDQETSVAFKNTQKGNEDKLDATHFNLMKSEEMDYNTDNSLDIPEDFEDVYVNHAGLVLAHPFLSQLFKHCGVINEQNEFLDKEKAVHILHYLATGKEQQLENNMVFEKFLCNLPSKYPINRFVPLENKVKNHADQMLTALIGHWEVIKNSSNDLLRNEFLQRSGKLMHTESRPRIILERKTQDILLDKIPWNISMIKLPWKNKIIFVDW, translated from the coding sequence ATGATTGATAACTATAAACATATCATCAATAAAGTTTTTATTGAAGTAAATACTGATTCTAAGGAAAAAGCATATTACTTTAAAGACAATATTGATATGTTTATTAAAGAACATGTATTACCTCGTTTAATGACATCTTTTGATGATTTGGGGGATGAAAACCCAGCTCATTTTATGCAGTTAGAACGATTAGATATTGAACTTGCTATACAACCAAAACAAGACCTCAAAGGTTTAGAGGAAGATATTTCTAATCAGATTAGAAAAAAAATACAAAAAATTAAAGAAGAAAAACCATATAAAACTAATAAAGAAGATGCCTTAAAATTGGTTAAAAGTGATGAAAGACAATTTGAAAAATTCATTCATTTTTTAGAAAATGGCGTAAATAGTTGGTTTGATGGTTCGGAGAAGCTATTAAACTTTAATGAAAACATATCCATACTTCAGGATAAAAAAATGATTCAAAAACTCATAGCTGTTCTTCAAAATCCTCTTTCACGAAGAAGGCTCATTTTACAGTTTACTGACGAAGAAATTCAAAAGATTTTTAATCATCTTATAACAGATAATCAATCTGAAAAAGAAACATCACTGAGGCCAGAGATGATGGTCAAAGAAGTGATTTTAAAAGGAAATATTGATGGCAAAAAGTTCACGCTAAAAGAAAGGTTTCTTATTTGGGATATTGTATTTGATGTACTCATAGAAGTGGTAGATATGTCAAAAATTCCCAATAAATTCACCCAGTTAGTATTAGAAACTACAAGATGGGAAATAAGTAAAAATAGAAGATATATAAAAACCTATTTTCTTGAATTACTTAAGGTAACACCAGCGCTAACAATAATCCAGAATTTACCAAAAGAAATTAAGAAAATATCCCAAGTATTAGATTCTTATCAAGATAATATAGCTCAATCTAGTGAGAAACATATGGATCAGGAAACTTCAGTAGCTTTCAAAAACACACAAAAAGGAAACGAGGACAAACTAGATGCTACTCATTTTAATCTTATGAAATCAGAAGAAATGGACTACAATACGGATAACAGTCTTGATATACCCGAAGATTTTGAAGATGTATATGTAAATCATGCTGGTCTTGTCCTTGCACATCCGTTTCTGAGCCAGCTTTTTAAGCATTGTGGAGTAATTAATGAACAAAATGAGTTTTTAGATAAAGAAAAAGCAGTGCATATACTGCACTATCTTGCTACAGGAAAGGAACAACAGCTTGAAAATAATATGGTGTTCGAAAAATTTCTATGTAACCTTCCTTCAAAATATCCAATCAATCGTTTTGTACCACTCGAGAATAAAGTGAAAAATCACGCAGATCAAATGCTAACAGCACTGATAGGGCATTGGGAAGTAATAAAAAACTCTTCTAATGATTTGTTAAGAAACGAATTCCTGCAACGTTCCGGAAAGTTGATGCATACAGAAAGTCGTCCCAGAATTATTTTAGAAAGAAAAACTCAAGATATACTGTTAGACAAAATCCCGTGGAATATATCTATGATAAAACTCCCATGGAAAAATAAAATCATTTTTGTGGATTGGTAA
- a CDS encoding DUF6734 family protein codes for MNQEPRIIFSLNTAPIANNRWNMGNRFIETIYMTALSILYCHLWYEDIELYVDDMAYKFLYMLPCRVTKMPFTHDKELWSASKIKAIQLQTKPFVHLDTDVFIKNKIDFNFDKVLLERKEGGYMIHYKKQIEFFNQFTDNLPFWNKDLGHSFSCGVLGFKDLSLRNRFIQAYFELEDIYIKVKHQFSPLKKKGYEPVILIEQYTLACMLDYENIKPSLLLSGRGIKEHSKQAEEIGYSHLFGVTKYKKNIIQEIEYRLFKIFPYWYDQVKTALEKQKIVQKKYLNNQVV; via the coding sequence ATGAATCAAGAACCTAGAATAATATTTAGTTTAAATACAGCTCCTATCGCAAATAATCGATGGAATATGGGAAATAGATTTATAGAAACCATTTATATGACTGCTTTGAGCATATTGTATTGTCATTTATGGTATGAAGATATAGAATTATATGTAGATGATATGGCATATAAGTTTTTGTATATGTTGCCTTGTAGAGTAACAAAAATGCCTTTTACACATGATAAAGAATTATGGTCTGCATCAAAAATAAAAGCGATTCAACTGCAGACCAAACCTTTTGTTCATCTGGATACGGATGTTTTTATTAAAAATAAAATAGACTTTAATTTTGATAAAGTATTATTAGAAAGGAAAGAAGGAGGGTATATGATTCATTATAAAAAGCAAATAGAGTTTTTTAATCAATTTACCGATAACCTACCTTTTTGGAATAAAGATTTAGGACACTCTTTTAGTTGTGGAGTATTGGGTTTTAAAGATCTTTCTCTACGCAATAGATTTATCCAAGCATATTTTGAGTTAGAAGATATTTATATCAAGGTTAAACATCAATTTAGTCCTTTGAAAAAGAAAGGATACGAACCAGTTATTTTGATAGAACAATATACACTTGCCTGTATGCTGGACTATGAGAACATTAAACCATCATTGTTGCTTAGTGGAAGAGGTATTAAAGAACATTCTAAGCAAGCTGAAGAAATCGGTTATAGTCATCTTTTTGGAGTAACAAAGTATAAGAAAAACATTATACAAGAAATAGAGTACAGATTGTTTAAAATCTTTCCATACTGGTATGATCAGGTTAAAACAGCCTTAGAAAAACAAAAAATAGTTCAAAAAAAATACCTCAATAATCAAGTAGTTTAA
- a CDS encoding eCIS core domain-containing protein — MRLQRRRKSSPKLQQEKPFIQPKLKVGKPGDKHEVEADQMADQVVNNANDSGSAVQKKGALEEDKVQASMFKDRGEGKVRKKEEEEPVQAMEEEEPVQKQEEEEPVQAMEEEEPVQKQEEEEPVQAMEEEEPVQKQEEEEPVQAMEEEEPVQKQEEEEPVQAMEEEEPVQKQEEEEPVQAMEEEEPVQKQEEEEPVQAMEEEEPVQKQEEEEPVQAMEEEEPVQAKEEEKVQKKANNQNGNIESKLKSRKGKGTKLSGDIKNEMETGFGASFNAVNIHTDTEAVQMSEAMGAQAFTNGNDIYFNKGKYNPNSKSGKHLLAHELTHTIQQKGKVKKNIQKQQGHQPAQQQTAPINVTLNMALPNNPTPNYSRTADQLGAWEKADFHFHPQITHRCAGGNQQSYVQEAGITLANPTLLLFVARHIHENASGYALPRAQRIPWIQIKRRILAHATHHFTIYRDVVAQMRALILADLSALPSSANPANVSQSQLDTFLVSRLQYWMAKLRHKLWEETCNWEHTDYPRLFRDIPSVSGSVIPDCGSEPPVPPYPIVPTRVNGTTP; from the coding sequence ATGAGATTACAAAGGAGAAGAAAATCGAGCCCCAAACTACAGCAGGAAAAACCCTTTATTCAACCAAAACTTAAGGTTGGGAAACCAGGAGATAAGCATGAGGTAGAAGCCGATCAAATGGCCGATCAAGTGGTTAACAATGCTAATGATTCTGGAAGTGCCGTTCAGAAAAAAGGAGCCTTGGAAGAGGACAAGGTACAAGCCAGTATGTTTAAAGATAGAGGAGAAGGGAAAGTAAGAAAAAAAGAAGAAGAGGAACCAGTACAGGCTATGGAAGAGGAAGAACCTGTTCAGAAACAGGAAGAAGAGGAACCAGTACAAGCTATGGAAGAGGAAGAACCTGTTCAGAAACAAGAAGAAGAGGAACCAGTACAAGCTATGGAAGAGGAAGAACCTGTTCAGAAACAAGAAGAAGAGGAACCAGTACAAGCTATGGAAGAGGAAGAACCTGTTCAGAAACAGGAAGAAGAGGAACCAGTACAAGCTATGGAAGAGGAAGAACCTGTTCAGAAACAGGAAGAAGAGGAACCAGTACAGGCTATGGAAGAGGAAGAACCTGTTCAGAAACAAGAAGAAGAGGAACCAGTACAAGCTATGGAAGAGGAAGAACCTGTTCAGAAACAAGAAGAAGAGGAACCAGTACAAGCTATGGAAGAGGAAGAACCTGTTCAGGCCAAAGAAGAGGAAAAGGTGCAAAAAAAAGCAAATAACCAAAATGGCAACATAGAGTCAAAGTTAAAGAGTAGAAAAGGTAAAGGAACAAAGCTTTCTGGAGACATAAAAAATGAAATGGAGACAGGTTTCGGAGCTAGTTTTAACGCTGTAAATATCCATACTGATACTGAGGCGGTACAAATGAGTGAAGCTATGGGAGCGCAAGCATTTACGAATGGAAATGATATATACTTTAATAAAGGGAAATATAATCCAAATTCTAAAAGTGGCAAGCACTTACTGGCTCACGAGCTTACACATACTATTCAGCAAAAAGGAAAGGTAAAAAAGAACATACAAAAACAACAAGGGCACCAGCCAGCACAGCAACAAACAGCACCCATTAATGTGACATTAAATATGGCATTACCCAATAATCCTACTCCAAATTATTCAAGAACTGCTGATCAACTGGGTGCTTGGGAAAAGGCGGATTTTCATTTTCATCCTCAGATTACTCATCGTTGTGCTGGAGGAAATCAACAAAGCTATGTGCAAGAGGCTGGTATTACTTTGGCAAATCCTACTTTATTATTGTTTGTGGCCAGACATATACATGAAAATGCTTCCGGATATGCATTACCAAGAGCCCAACGTATACCTTGGATTCAGATTAAGAGAAGAATATTAGCACATGCAACACATCACTTTACCATATACAGGGATGTGGTTGCACAAATGAGAGCATTAATACTAGCAGATTTATCGGCATTACCATCTTCTGCTAACCCTGCTAATGTTTCGCAATCTCAATTAGATACTTTTTTAGTTTCTAGATTACAATATTGGATGGCAAAATTGAGACATAAACTTTGGGAAGAAACTTGTAATTGGGAACATACAGATTATCCAAGATTGTTTAGAGACATACCTTCGGTTAGTGGTTCGGTCATACCTGATTGTGGAAGTGAACCACCAGTACCTCCATATCCTATAGTGCCTACACGAGTGAATGGGACAACTCCTTAA
- a CDS encoding PKD domain-containing protein has translation MSTKLSTITTQYRRFTKNQVLTEGHLNEIVDFFDDQDRLSRICLSGVGIVCGFKVSCDEVNSTISISQGAGVTTDGDLFHLYQIDQVEGTKIMNIEVKEYTHYKVYNNEKANYTPFFYDGDNQLEIFELLTTEQAEIENDDHFVLSALQGNTGLAVKEGVVLLYLEQYEKELDLCVSLSCDNQGQEMIGNYKALLVSKTVAEQINDDDPIISKTNFSNLFHQLPDVRANRVVCQPEDFIHYRELQRSFTNRLYRNNVVGDLRFGFQTLLTAMQMPILLGAIEDNLEALYSFPENDVPPDFQYRHDLFKDVVDTYNEIKELLFNMDCTSCCPDIMSFPKHLMLGEVEKTGPCYEYRHGFYKSPLLTDQNVSTCSDCLTADGLVQPGNDTTLEEFIIDLEGNEIDMCYGENSDEQRLHSLIKRAVQLLANYNANYTFIKITPSFDLGKLSKKAIPFYNNVGEHLIQLWDYDKTVLGKHRNNLGYHRDLLNTKRPLEICIDHDFYRIEGHQGRNYIDALQVIQDIRREHGLGFNVVVLKINESDAQEFVENYTTFYLNKNHGFEHKGGVAPGGTFIMVYIEGEFTSYPYPYGYGYPYPYPGPSLAGDFEGDGEGEGIEVLNPVIADFTLPYMCCDENFITLSLPTQELCFDETTVPLPFHITPTGGYVEAQVPIGLNGGVTINQFGEFVFDPNLVSEELIGETITFTVNNFATECEIVITRRPEFGIAVANISEPTEDNQVTVTFNITGDNLEENLEYTWDFGDGSNQAQSTETTVEHTYQFAISGVFTFTVVVQGGLNDCANREELEVIIEVPEEILVTIESSTICRGDDVFYPFTVQPEEAQVAITGQGVSFRNDRFVFRATDVPASVSSVPILVNGESSGIIITIQEQPSAQFTHLIEENTLVLTNNSQNAARYLWSVAGEEIERTSRSQVRRSLDLYEGTSIQVSLNAISEFCGEREDGPRTINIREEEQAEFSIAEEVCFDGQEAIEVPYEVIPRGASVELQESFRGIEIIENAIRMLPEFNSFDQPITFLVEGNEVRTQTVIRKAPLVEIVIPPRRELVIPFGENRIEVQFRLNNLNEFNEDTYRYQWSFGDQTTSNDKEPVHTYVIEELLTNPVIFGVRLNIENTVCSTTSFTIEVPIEVIILG, from the coding sequence ACTATAACAACACAGTATCGAAGATTTACAAAAAATCAGGTGCTTACAGAAGGACACCTTAATGAGATCGTAGACTTTTTTGATGATCAAGATCGCTTGAGCAGAATTTGCCTTAGCGGTGTTGGAATTGTCTGTGGATTTAAGGTGTCGTGCGATGAGGTAAACAGCACAATTTCTATTTCTCAAGGAGCAGGAGTTACTACCGATGGAGATCTTTTTCATCTGTATCAAATTGATCAGGTAGAAGGGACAAAAATCATGAACATAGAGGTTAAAGAATATACTCATTATAAAGTCTATAATAATGAAAAGGCAAATTACACACCTTTTTTCTATGATGGAGATAATCAGCTAGAGATTTTTGAATTGCTTACCACAGAACAAGCCGAGATAGAAAACGATGATCATTTTGTACTTAGTGCGCTTCAAGGTAATACTGGCTTGGCAGTAAAAGAGGGAGTGGTATTACTATATCTTGAACAATACGAAAAAGAACTTGATCTATGTGTTAGTCTGTCCTGTGATAATCAAGGACAAGAAATGATAGGTAACTATAAAGCACTATTAGTGAGCAAAACCGTTGCAGAACAGATCAATGATGATGACCCTATTATAAGTAAAACGAATTTCTCGAATTTGTTTCATCAGTTGCCAGATGTAAGAGCTAATCGGGTAGTATGTCAACCAGAGGATTTTATACATTACAGAGAGCTTCAAAGAAGCTTTACTAACAGATTGTATCGAAATAATGTAGTTGGTGATCTTAGATTTGGTTTTCAGACCTTATTAACTGCAATGCAAATGCCAATATTATTAGGAGCTATAGAAGATAATCTAGAGGCCTTATATTCATTTCCTGAAAATGATGTTCCACCTGATTTTCAATATAGGCATGACTTGTTTAAAGATGTTGTGGATACCTACAATGAAATTAAGGAACTTCTATTTAATATGGATTGCACTTCTTGCTGTCCGGATATTATGTCGTTCCCTAAACATCTTATGCTTGGTGAGGTTGAGAAAACAGGACCGTGTTATGAATATAGACATGGTTTTTACAAATCGCCATTGCTAACTGATCAAAATGTAAGTACTTGTTCAGATTGTCTTACGGCAGATGGACTAGTACAACCAGGAAATGATACTACATTAGAAGAATTTATTATCGATCTTGAAGGTAATGAGATTGACATGTGTTATGGTGAAAACTCAGATGAGCAACGATTACATAGTCTTATAAAAAGAGCAGTTCAATTGCTAGCAAATTACAATGCCAATTATACATTTATAAAGATTACACCTTCTTTTGATCTTGGTAAACTTAGTAAGAAAGCGATACCTTTTTACAACAATGTTGGTGAACACCTTATTCAATTATGGGATTATGATAAAACTGTTCTAGGTAAACATAGAAATAATCTAGGTTATCACAGAGATTTATTAAATACAAAACGCCCATTAGAAATCTGCATAGATCATGATTTTTATAGAATCGAAGGACATCAAGGACGAAACTATATAGATGCATTACAGGTAATACAGGATATCAGACGTGAACATGGTTTGGGGTTTAATGTTGTAGTATTAAAAATTAATGAATCCGACGCCCAGGAGTTTGTAGAGAATTATACTACGTTTTATTTGAATAAGAATCACGGATTCGAACATAAAGGAGGTGTTGCACCTGGAGGTACATTTATAATGGTCTATATAGAAGGTGAATTTACATCTTATCCGTATCCTTATGGATATGGCTATCCGTATCCATATCCTGGGCCATCGTTAGCAGGTGATTTTGAAGGTGACGGAGAGGGAGAAGGAATTGAGGTTCTTAATCCTGTAATAGCTGATTTTACATTGCCGTATATGTGTTGCGATGAAAACTTTATCACACTCAGCTTACCCACTCAAGAACTTTGTTTTGACGAAACTACAGTACCATTACCTTTCCATATAACACCAACAGGAGGATATGTAGAAGCGCAAGTTCCGATTGGGCTTAATGGAGGAGTTACTATAAATCAGTTTGGTGAGTTTGTTTTTGACCCTAATTTGGTTAGCGAAGAGTTGATTGGAGAGACAATCACATTTACCGTAAACAATTTTGCCACAGAATGCGAGATTGTTATTACCAGAAGACCAGAGTTTGGAATTGCCGTAGCTAATATCTCGGAACCAACCGAAGACAATCAGGTAACAGTAACCTTCAATATTACGGGAGACAATCTTGAAGAAAATTTAGAATACACTTGGGATTTTGGAGATGGATCGAATCAGGCTCAATCAACTGAAACAACTGTGGAACATACCTATCAATTCGCAATTTCAGGGGTGTTTACATTTACAGTTGTTGTGCAAGGAGGATTAAATGATTGTGCGAACCGCGAAGAGTTAGAAGTCATTATCGAAGTTCCAGAAGAAATCTTAGTAACCATTGAGTCTAGTACAATTTGTAGGGGAGATGATGTATTTTATCCTTTTACGGTTCAACCAGAGGAAGCACAAGTAGCAATTACAGGGCAAGGAGTATCTTTTAGAAATGATCGTTTCGTATTTAGAGCTACTGATGTACCAGCTTCAGTGAGCTCTGTTCCTATTCTGGTTAATGGAGAATCTTCTGGAATAATAATTACTATACAAGAACAACCATCAGCTCAGTTCACTCATTTGATTGAAGAGAATACCCTAGTATTAACTAATAACTCTCAAAATGCAGCTCGATATCTCTGGAGTGTTGCAGGAGAAGAAATCGAACGTACAAGCCGATCACAAGTAAGACGATCACTTGATCTTTACGAAGGAACTTCAATTCAGGTATCTCTTAACGCCATAAGTGAATTTTGTGGAGAACGAGAGGATGGACCAAGAACGATTAACATAAGAGAAGAGGAACAAGCTGAATTTTCTATTGCAGAAGAGGTTTGTTTTGATGGCCAGGAAGCAATAGAGGTTCCTTATGAGGTAATACCAAGAGGAGCTAGTGTTGAGTTACAAGAATCATTTAGAGGAATAGAGATAATTGAGAATGCTATAAGAATGCTACCGGAGTTTAATTCTTTTGATCAACCTATTACGTTTTTAGTAGAAGGTAATGAAGTAAGGACACAAACTGTTATTAGAAAAGCTCCTTTAGTTGAAATAGTAATTCCGCCTAGACGAGAGTTGGTTATTCCATTTGGAGAGAATAGAATTGAGGTTCAATTTCGTTTAAATAATCTTAACGAATTTAATGAAGATACATACAGGTATCAATGGAGTTTTGGTGATCAAACAACTTCTAATGACAAAGAGCCTGTCCATACATATGTAATTGAGGAGTTACTGACAAATCCAGTCATCTTTGGTGTCAGACTAAATATAGAAAATACTGTCTGTAGCACAACTAGTTTTACAATTGAAGTCCCTATCGAAGTAATAATATTAGGTTAA